One stretch of Arachis duranensis cultivar V14167 chromosome 1, aradu.V14167.gnm2.J7QH, whole genome shotgun sequence DNA includes these proteins:
- the LOC107470232 gene encoding probable receptor-like protein kinase At5g18500 has product MASDLSSGLSKKTFVFGLKAWELMGILVGLFIVIILVVLSICLTSRKKSRRVNGMIPLSRMLSVSDEIKEIRVDQASANNQPQSGAFMSLYDKFSDRDSEKVLIQTKNGDNSSHSGSFIHAEKDTGGSQSGEESGAKSVSAYRISSASPLSGLPEFSHLGWGHWFTLRDLEVATNRFSKDNVIGEGGYGVVYQGKLINGSPVAVKKLLNNLGQAEKEFRVEVEAIGHVRHKNLVRLLGYCIEGTHRLLVYEYVNNGNLEQWLHGAMRQYGFLTWDARIKILLGTAKALAYLHEAIEPKVVHRDIKSSNILIDDDFNAKISDFGLAKLLGAGKSHITTRVMGTFGYVAPEYANSGLLNEKSDVYSFGVLLLEAITGRDPVDYSRPAAEVNLVDWLKMMVGNRRAEEVVDPNIETRPSTSALKRVLLTALRCVDPDSEKRPKMSQVVRMLESEEYPVPREDRRRRKNQAGNAELDGQKETSDTDKSDNPDSKPNGRSNQRK; this is encoded by the exons ATGGCATCTGATCTGAGTTCAGGGCTGTCCAAGAAAACGTTTGTTTTTGGTTTGAAGGCATGGGAATTAATGGGGATACTAGTTGGGTTGTTCATTGTAATCATTCTCGTAGTGCTATCAATATGTCTCACATCAAGAAAGAAATCCAGAAGAGTCAATGGAATGATTCCCCTTAGTCGCATGTTATCTGTTTCGGATGAGATCAAAGAGATTAGAGTTGATCAAGCTTCGGCAAATAATCAACCTCAAAGTGGTGCTTTTATGAGTCTGTATGACAAATTTAGTGACAGGGACTCTGAAAAGGTATTGATCCAAACAAAGAATGGGGATAATAGCAGTCACTCAGGTTCATTTATCCATGCCGAGAAAGACACAGGTGGTTCCCAATCAGGAGAAGAAAGTGGAGCCAAGTCTGTTTCTGCTTATAGAATTTCTTCAGCTTCACCTTTATCTGGTCTGCCCGAGTTCTCTCACCTCGGCTGGGGGCACTGGTTTACATTAAGGGACCTAGAAGTTGCAACGAACAGGTTTTCGAAAGACAATGTTATCGGTGAAGGGGGATATGGAGTTGTTTATCAAGGCAAGTTAATCAATGGGAGTCCTGTGGCTGTTAAGAAGCTCCTCAATAATCT AGGACAAGCCGAGAAGGAATTTAGGGTGGAAGTTGAGGCTATTGGTCATGTGCGGCACAAGAACTTAGTCAGACTTCTAGGTTATTGCATTGAAGGCACTCACAG GTTGTTAGTTTATGAGTATGTTAACAACGGCAATTTAGAGCAATGGCTCCATGGAGCCATGCGGCAGTATGGTTTTCTCACTTGGGATGCTCGGATTAAAATTCTTCTTGGAACAGCTAAAGC GTTGGCTTACTTGCACGAGGCAATCGAACCAAAAGTAGTACATCGAGATATTAAGTCGAGCAATATTTTAATTGATGATGATTTCAATGCCAAAATATCCGACTTTGGGCTGGCTAAGTTACTTGGTGCTGGAAAAAGTCATATTACAACTCGAGTAATGGGAACTTTCGG ATATGTAGCTCCTGAATATGCCAATTCTGGCTTATTGAATGAGAAGAGTGATGTTTATAGCTTCGGGGTATTGCTCCTCGAAGCAATAACCGGAAGAGACCCAGTGGATTATAGCCGACCAGCAGCTGAG GTAAATCTTGTTGACTGGCTCAAGATGATGGTAGGCAACAGGCGAGCAGAGGAGGTGGTGGATCCCAACATTGAGACCAGGCCATCGACAAGTGCCCTGAAAAGGGTCCTTTTGACTGCGTTGAGGTGTGTTGATCCAGATTCTGAGAAAAGACCGAAAATGAGTCAAGTTGTCCGAATGCTTGAATCAGAGGAATATCCTGTACCTAGAGAG GACCGAAGACGCCGAAAAAATCAGGCCGGAAACGCGGAGCTGGATGGTCAGAAGGAGACTTCTGATACAGATAAGAGCGACAATCCAGATTCCAAGCCAAATGGCAGAAGTAACCAACGGAAGTAA
- the LOC107472074 gene encoding uncharacterized protein LOC107472074: MATSSIISTMKDHEGVEIVYGTEECHRHSIELLEELGFPKGVLPLKDLVECGRVKETGFVWMKLKAPYEHYFEKTNTKVSYAAEVTGYVEKLKMKKMSGIKSKQMMIWVPISEMSMEDPKGKKITFKTPMGIGRSFPVTSFMTQEEEEKYLLELKENQIKEI, translated from the coding sequence ATGGCTACTAGCAGCATCATCTCAACAATGAAGGATCATGAAGGAGTAGAGATAGTTTATGGCACAGAAGAGTGTCATCGCCACTCGATCGAGCTCTTGGAAGAGCTTGGTTTCCCAAAGGGTGTTCTTCCATTGAAGGACCTTGTGGAGTGTGGCAGAGTCAAGGAAACAGGTTTCGTGTGGATGAAGCTAAAGGCGCCATACGAGCATTACTTTGAGAAGACAAACACAAAGGTGAGCTATGCTGCCGAGGTGACCGGATATGTTGAGAAGCtaaagatgaagaagatgagTGGGATCAAGAGCAAGCAGATGATGATTTGGGTGCCAATATCTGAGATGAGCATGGAGGATCCTAAAGGGAAGAAGATTACATTTAAGACTCCTATGGGGATAGGAAGGTCTTTTCCTGTTACTTCTTTCATGActcaagaggaagaggagaagtaCCTCCTTGAGTTGAAGGAGAACCAGATTAAAGAAATATAA